A region from the Triticum aestivum cultivar Chinese Spring chromosome 3D, IWGSC CS RefSeq v2.1, whole genome shotgun sequence genome encodes:
- the LOC123075244 gene encoding probable histone acetyltransferase HAC-like 1, with product MTRRPMQPTMMFAIKTYTAQNRQYRQNQQSLRQIASSSPGYGAMNLTSNIMQGASENSRVSYVTGNVGSLSSSAHIVLHSANMDTSLPEGDSLGHVNTMLSLGITPTRHDLSGASINNLLTHNLDTRESNRFSPKVAQARPAPMKDLPREPKFTCPVCINELVDASSTICGHIFCKKCIEASIRFQKKCPTCRRRLTLRNFHRINLPAMD from the exons TGACGAGGCGACCAATGCAACCAACTATGATGTTTGCTATCAAGACCTACACCGCTCAGAACCGACAATACCGACAAAACCAACAATCGTTAAGACAGATAGCATCTTCTTCCCCTGGCTATGGGGCGATGAATCTGACATCCAATATCATGCAAGGTGCGAGTGAAAATTCTAGAGTGTCTTATGTGACTGGCAATGTTGGCTCTTTGTCATCTAGTGCACACATAGTTCTGCATAGTGCCAACATGGATACCTCGCTGCCAG AAGGAGATTCTCTTGGGCATGTGAACACAATGCTTTCACTAGGGATAACCCCTACACGACATGATCTTTCTGGAGCGTCCATCAACAACCTGTTAACACACAATCTGGATACACGTGAATCCAACCGATTCTCT CCCAAGGTGGCGCAGGCACGCCCAGCGCCAATGAAGGATCTCCCAAGGGAACCAAAGTTCACCTGTCCAGTCTGCATCAATGAGCTGGTCGATGCATCGTCTACTATCTGCGGCCACATCTTCTGCAAGAAATGCATAGAGGCCTCCATCCGATTTCAGAAGAAGTGCCCTACCTGTCGTAGGAGGCTGACCTTGAGAAATTTCCACCGCATCAACCTCCCGGCGATGGATTGA